The Neoarius graeffei isolate fNeoGra1 chromosome 1, fNeoGra1.pri, whole genome shotgun sequence region accatgaagttatgggaaagggtattggaggtgagattgagaagagaggtagcaatctgtgaacagcagtatgggtttatgccaaggaagagcacgtcagatgcaatttttgctttaagaatgttaattgaGAAGTACAAGGAAgggcagagaaagctacattgtgtgtttgtagacctggagaaggcatacgatagagtgccgagagatgagttatggtattgtatgagaagtaCACTGGATGTAGTgggggggagaggaggatgttggccaagttgtcatccttaatggtgaacacctcccatccactgcaggagacagttgCAGCACTGGGCGCtccggctcctccatctgcggtgtgttaaggagagatacagcagctccttcctccctactgctgtgagactgtacaaccggcacctcaccaagcacagcaccagtcactcctcacaataatgaacaatactgtccagatcacttctacatccatagaaacccctctgaacgtatactgtgtgcactgactatcagcatcagtactttacagcaaactgctagctacacatggttaaaatggctcttgtacaATATATagacttacttgtgcaatactatctgggtaatactggtaataatacctgtgcaatacttacatgtgcaatacttacatgtgcaataccacctttgtaacacacttatgttaactatatatctgcaaacctgttctcatctcatctcattatctctagctgctttatcctgttctacagggttgcaggcaagcttgagcctatcccagctgactacgggcgagaggcggggtacaccctggacaagtcgccaggtcatcacagggctgacacatagacacagacaaccattcacactcacacctacagtcaatttagagtcaccagttaacctaacctgcatgtctttggaccgtgggggaaaccggagcacccggaggaaacccacgcggacacggggataacatgcaaactccgtacagaaaggctctcaccggccacggggctcaaacctggaccttcttgctgtgaggcgacagcgctaaccactacaccaccgtgccgccctgcaaacctgttaatttgttaaatttttttaatctctaaatttgtagtttatttcttttatatatatatatatatatatatatatatatatatatatatatatatatcctttttgtatacttttgcactactcctgccttaacttttctctttatatatttcgctgctgtaacaatgtaaatttccccttgtgggataataaaagactATCTTATTATCTTATATTAGTGGTGCAAGacgtgtatgagaacagtgaaacagcagtgaggtgtgcagttggaacgactgaatggttcaaggtgaaggtgggactccatcaaagatctgctttgagtcctttcttgtttgccatagtgatggatagcttgacggacgaagtgagatgAATCACCATGGAacgtgatgtttgtggatgatattgcgatatgtggtgaaagtagaaagggggttgagttgggtttggagagatggaggtatgcattggaatgaagaggaatgaaggtgagcagtagcaagacagaatacatgtacatcagtgagaatggggatgagagtgtagtgaagatgcgaggaatagatgtaaagaaagttggtgaattcaacttctgaggtgagaaagagagtgcaggcagggtggagcagttggagaaggatttcgggagtcatttgtgataggaaagtcccagcaaaagtgaaaggtaagatgtataagacagtagtgagaccagctgtgacatctggattggagaccgtacccttaacgaagagacaggaggcaaagttggaggtggcggagttgaggatgttaaggtttgcgatgggagtgacaaggttggacaggataaggaacgagcacatcagagggacagcacatgtggagagcttgggaattaagctaagagagatgagactgagatggtatgggcacatcctgagaagagatgcagagcatgttggaaggagaatgttgaggatggcgctgccaggcacacgaaaatgaagaggagatacatggatgtggtgagagaggacatgaaagtggtagagaaggatgcggaagacagggagcaatggagacgaaagatccactgtggtgacccctaattgggagcagccaaaagaatatatatgtatatgaatATATGTCGTACGCATTATGTAATTCATCCAGTAACATACAGAAGTGATCAGGAATGAGTTATTGCTGCATGTAAATAATCTGAAGTGGAAAAAGCTTTAGAAGGACAAAAatatttgtattttttaaaatgtatatgtCTAGATGTATAATTTTGTGTTTAAAATCGTGGACCTGGCAAGTGACGTTTGGTGAAGTGACGTTCTTGTTTCGCAACGCGGTCCTGCGTACAATACCTGaacattaaaaatatttttaatgttTCTGAATTGAAGAGCATGGACTTTTTGTACAAGCTTTCATATTAATGAAAAGTAAAAATAATAGGAATTGTTCAACACTTAGGAAAtatgacttattattattattattattattattaataattattaatattGGTATTAGTAATACCAGTACTAATATTTTTAATAGGTCATATAGGctcttttaaatattttttttttttaagttttacttACTACGTATTTAATATTGACCCCTTGTGTTATTGTGGAATTATTGTGTGTATAGTAAATTTCCTGTTTTACTTGTGATATTGCTGTAGTTTTTGATCTCTTTATATGGTTaccttaattatttatttaaaaaaaaaagtgcagttgCCATTACACCACCCACACAAACACCGCCTGTAGTACAACATGAGTGCGGAGGGGTGGAGCTCATTTCTTTACTACTTTAAAGAAGATTTAGTAGGCTACTACTTAGTTTTTCTGATCTACTACAGATCACATGATTTACATTGTggtagaataaataaataaatgaattattTTGAGTGGGATAAGAGTTAAGCAACATAACGGGCCCAAGGACTGCGCTCCTGAACCGTTAACACACAAAAACCCTGTAATGAAGCTGCTTGTGAATTCCAGCAACAAGACCAAACACGGATCTGGAATCCGTTGCGCTCtcatcccctccctccctccctccctcctcttccCTCCCCTTCTTTCCCTGTTCAAATCTAATTTCAGCCCAGGCATATACATACTTCACCAGATTTTTCAGAATTTGTAACATAAAAGTTTATTGTTCATTTTATATAGAAAGCACAGTCACTTTAAAAAAAGTAGTGTAGTAAAATTCCATACAATACTTCAGTGCTCTCTTGGACTATTAGACCTGAAGCCAGATCAGCATTATTACTGTTAGGATGTCACACAGTAATTGCAGTGAGCACATCTATCTTACTCTTGTGGAAGCTAATGAATATGAAAACGTCAATCTGTGTTCGTATTATGTACAAGGATTTATAGGTTATTATAAACATATAAAATCTGGAATACGTGAAACTCCACCAAGAGAGCATTAGACACCACCTCGATAAATACACATTTCTTCATATATGACGGTATATATTACAAACCTCAATAATTACTGACTGAACACCATTCCCTCTTCAATAATTCCTTACAACAAAATAGGACATTATAAACATTTAATATAATATTTCGGAAAAAGTTTTTGTTTTTCCCCTGAGCAAAAATGGAGTACTATTTATATCAGATAGTGTTTTCTTTTTAAAGTTTTTCAACATCAGTTTTGTTGCAAACTAAACTAGTGCATAATCATGATTTAGCTGTTTACTGATTTCAAAGTGAAGAACCAGCCCTCATCTATAGTGGATGTGTAAACTCGCACTCAATCCATGATTACTGCTTGAAACTCATTTATCTACTCCTTTACTTATTCACtgtattaagtttcactttctcaCTTCTTATTTTAAATAACATTGCATATGATCTAGTTTACATAATGAGATGTGTATATTATGACAGTATAATTTTATGCCTCAATTAATCTCAACTCTTTCTACCTTCCTCCTGATTCTGTTGTGTCATCACTGTTCAGAGATAAAGGAGAGCCAGGCAGGGAGTTTTCCTCTCGTGTAACACCACCTACTGCCCCTGAATGTCTACGTGCCCCCTTGGCCCGCAAGAAGGCACTGTTTGGATGTTGATTATGGACATGGCGCAACAATGAATCCTGGGTTGAAGCAGTGTGGCCACATTCTTCACAGACATAGAGCTTAGTGCGCCGTTCCTTGTAGGCATACTGTTGCAGCACACCATGGATCTTCTTCATGTGGGATTCCAGAGAGCAGCGCTGGGTAAAGGCTTTCTCACACAAATTACATTTATATGGACGAACACCTGGGACATGACAGAAGAGAGGCATATATATAAGAGTCTCTGTGTTTTTGGTCTAAAGCCTCGCAGTATGAGCTGAGGCAATTTGAAGCCGTAAACGTGTATTTATATACAATATTACACACCCAAGTAAATAAATCTGATCCCTGTTTTATCAACCTCTTTGGTTTGACAGTAATTTGaccaacaaaatattttatgctCACATACCTGTATGTGTGCGCACATGCCTCTTGAGATCAAAGGTGTCATTAAAGCCCTTGCCGCAGAAACTGCAAAGATGCCGTTTCTGTTCATTGTGACACTTTAGGTGTCTGTTGAGCATGCGTTGGTACTGAAACGCTTTCTGGCACACCTGACATGAATAGGTTCCCCCTGTTGTAGGTGCAGAAGATGTTACGCTGCTGGTTGTGGGACATGGGTTTGGCACAGTGACCGGAGGATCTGCAGTTGTGCTCGGAATGCGAAGTGGAGCTTCGATAGGGAGTTCACCTGTAGTCACCTGTAAATATAAAGCGTAAAGGAATGAAAATATAAAAAGTCATAATTTATTCAACACAATTGGTTCTGAAGTCAGCTAAAGTCCAAAAAGATTCCTTGGGTTTCTCAGTTTCAGTTAAATAATAGATCAGCTTGCACATACTGTAAATGACTGCTACAATGCCACATACCAGAGTTAATTCCTAATTCAAAATAGGTAGGTAACgaacactgaaaccatgcaagccaAACCAGTTTTTAGCTAGATACTAAAATAGAAACTTAATAAAAGACATTTCTAAGAAAGCCTCACCTTGATCTTGGAGCGGACATATGTGCTGCTGTGTGTACTTCGGATGCGCTCTGTTTCAGGACTGGGCTGCTGTCCCAGAGCGGTACAGGAGGGCAGCTCAGCTGTAGAAACCAGTGTGTAGGACTCTAGCAAGTATTTCTCTGTACATCTGCTGCGCTCTTTATGAGTGGATAGGCACAGGGCCACTTCAGCTGTACTTGCCTCAGTCTCCTCACACAAAGCTGGAGGGGACACAGAGACTGGAGGGGAAATCATGGGAAAAATGGGAAATAATGAGGGTTAATGGAAGTGATATTATACTACATTGCCAAAAGTAAACCCATGTGTGGGTCTTTCCTTAACTGTTCCCACAACGTCGGGAcaacacaattgtatagaatgactctgctgtagcattacaatttcctttcATTGGAACTAAAAGGCCAAAACCTGTTCCAGTAGAACAATGCCCTTGTGCtcaaagtgaggtccatgaaaacatggtttgccaaggctggAATGGAACAACTTGAGTGGTGTTTACAAAGCCCTGACCAAGCCCTGACAATTTACCTTTCAGATAAAATGGAATACCGACTGTGTCCCAGACCTTCTTCCTCAGATTGCCtagtctcactaatgctcttatggctgaatgggcaaattgAAAccaccacactccaaaatctagtggaaagccttcccagaagagtggtggTTActctaacagcaaagggggactaactctggaatgggatgttcaaaagcacatatggatgtgatggtcagctgttcacaaacatttggccatatatttATCCTGTACTACAATACATCTTGGATCATTTCTAAaataatttcaacaaaacaaGCTTGTCTTGCACTGTTCCAAACATTTCAAATATGCTCTAGGTTTTAACAAAGAATCTACAAAATTATATGAAACTGGATGTAATGTATGGCTCTCAAAAAAACTGGGGACAGTTGTGCCTTTAGGGAAGGTGTGTGTATGCATGGTTGAGTGGGAGGCAGGTGTGTACAACTGTATTGTCCTGTGCTGAAGTCAGCCACTCCTGTTACGGCAGCACCAGTCTGACTGGCTAAGCTTGAGACACAGGCTTATCATCTCCCTTTATACAAACATGCATACACCACAATGCATAGGCTGTGAACTGAACCCCAGTAATGTATCATGTGCTCATATTCTGATGTTCAAGTCtattatataaaaataataatcttgACATCAGTTTCAGCTAACTGACTTTACCTACATTACCACTTTTGTACATTTAAGCAGGGAagtgtgcagtgattctgccaaaggatgcacaaacaaaaacaaataaaataactcCAAAATATAATGCAAATGTGTGTCATATGCTCTGGCTAACTGTATAAGCAGGATACACCAATGATATGACTCGGTGAAGATCTCCGCTGGATTTATTTCATCTCACCAAGcacctttttttttattgcattttgttcTAGTTCAGGAATCTATGCTGAATTAAAATGTAAATTGATAAATACAGTAATGTGTGAATCAAAAACTCCCGAGAAGGCAGCATTTCATTACAACTAAAGCACTGATTGTCTTCCCCAACAAGTTGGATTTCGattctctctctccgtgtgtg contains the following coding sequences:
- the ovol1a gene encoding putative transcription factor Ovo-like 1a is translated as MPRAFLVKKSSVSPGKRSWSDLPDHERGDIYIPVSVSPPALCEETEASTAEVALCLSTHKERSRCTEKYLLESYTLVSTAELPSCTALGQQPSPETERIRSTHSSTYVRSKIKVTTGELPIEAPLRIPSTTADPPVTVPNPCPTTSSVTSSAPTTGGTYSCQVCQKAFQYQRMLNRHLKCHNEQKRHLCSFCGKGFNDTFDLKRHVRTHTGVRPYKCNLCEKAFTQRCSLESHMKKIHGVLQQYAYKERRTKLYVCEECGHTASTQDSLLRHVHNQHPNSAFLRAKGARRHSGAVGGVTREENSLPGSPLSLNSDDTTESGGR